A genomic segment from Flavobacterium inviolabile encodes:
- the dusB gene encoding tRNA dihydrouridine synthase DusB — translation MVKIGNIELPDYPLLLAPMEDVSDPPFRRLCKLHGADLMYSEFISSEGLIRDAMKSRKKLDIFDYERPVGIQIFGGDEEAMALSAKIVETVEPDLVDINFGCPVKKVVCKGAGAGVLKDVDLMVRLTKAVIKSTHLPVTVKTRLGWDEDSINIDEVAERLQDVGVQALTIHARTRAQMYKGHSDWSHIERVKNNPRITMPIFGNGDIDSPQKALEYKNRYGLDGIMIGRAAIGYPWIFNEIKHYFNTGELLPTPTIQDRVEAARNHLTWSMDWKGERVGIVEMRRHYTNYFKGIHGFKEYRQKLVTTDDGETLFRILDEIQEAYSDYQML, via the coding sequence ATGGTCAAGATTGGCAACATAGAATTACCCGATTATCCGTTATTGCTGGCACCTATGGAAGATGTGAGCGATCCGCCTTTCCGCAGGCTGTGCAAACTTCATGGCGCAGATTTGATGTATTCGGAGTTTATCTCTTCGGAAGGACTCATACGCGATGCAATGAAAAGCCGTAAAAAACTGGATATTTTCGATTATGAAAGACCGGTTGGGATTCAGATTTTCGGTGGTGATGAAGAAGCCATGGCACTTTCGGCAAAGATCGTGGAAACGGTCGAGCCGGATTTGGTGGATATCAATTTTGGATGTCCGGTAAAGAAAGTGGTATGCAAAGGAGCCGGAGCCGGAGTGTTGAAAGATGTCGACCTGATGGTGCGCCTGACGAAAGCGGTTATTAAAAGTACCCATCTTCCGGTAACGGTAAAAACAAGACTGGGCTGGGATGAAGATTCGATCAATATTGATGAAGTGGCCGAAAGACTACAGGATGTAGGCGTACAGGCGCTGACGATTCATGCCAGAACCCGTGCCCAGATGTATAAAGGGCATTCCGACTGGAGCCATATTGAACGCGTGAAAAACAACCCGAGAATTACGATGCCTATTTTTGGTAACGGCGATATCGACAGTCCGCAAAAAGCACTGGAATATAAAAACCGCTACGGATTGGACGGTATTATGATCGGGCGTGCTGCAATTGGATATCCATGGATATTTAACGAGATCAAACATTATTTTAATACCGGGGAATTACTGCCAACGCCAACCATACAGGACAGAGTGGAAGCAGCAAGAAACCACCTTACCTGGTCAATGGACTGGAAAGGGGAACGTGTTGGTATTGTAGAAATGCGCCGTCATTATACCAATTATTTTAAAGGAATCCACGGATTTAAAGAATACCGTCAGAAACTGGTAACTACCGATGACGGGGAAACCTTATTCCGGATACTGGATGAAATCCAGGAAGCCTATTCGGATTATCAGATGTTATAA
- a CDS encoding ABC transporter permease: MNFPFYIAKRYTVSFSKSTAINIITGIASLGIIVSAMSLFVVLSVFSGLREFSLSFANDTDPDLKISGTTGKSFEISPEQDTQLKNSKTIALYSKVVEERVLFYFNGKEQVAYLKGVDSIFKSINPFDKKFYGGQWLNPNTSQVVVGLGITNKLSMGLFDYNNPFEVFVPKPGKGTIESPNDAFNKAVLVPIGIYAINEDLDNKYVFADLGLAQELLQYKPNQVSAMEVKLKPNTTDDAAIAELKTIFKNKVTVKTRAQLNDSLYKMLNTENIAVYLIFTLVIVVALFNLVGALIMMILDKKGNLKTLFNLGAEIRHLRGIFLLQGSLLTFTGGVIGLLLGIIIVILQKQFSLIMVTPSMAYPVVFSFTNILIVLLTIMVLGFLASLIASSRVSKKLLQ, from the coding sequence TTGAATTTCCCGTTTTACATAGCAAAACGTTATACGGTTAGTTTCAGTAAGAGTACTGCCATTAACATTATTACCGGGATTGCGTCGCTGGGCATTATTGTCAGCGCCATGTCCCTGTTTGTTGTGCTATCCGTATTTAGCGGTTTGCGGGAATTCAGCCTTTCCTTTGCGAATGATACCGATCCCGATCTGAAGATATCGGGCACCACCGGAAAATCATTTGAAATCAGTCCGGAACAGGACACACAGCTTAAAAACTCCAAAACCATTGCCTTATACAGTAAAGTTGTGGAAGAACGGGTTCTTTTCTATTTTAACGGAAAAGAACAGGTGGCTTACCTGAAAGGTGTGGACAGTATTTTTAAAAGCATCAATCCTTTTGACAAGAAATTCTACGGCGGACAATGGCTCAATCCAAATACCAGCCAGGTAGTGGTAGGACTTGGGATCACCAACAAGCTTTCAATGGGACTATTCGATTACAACAATCCTTTCGAGGTTTTTGTCCCGAAACCCGGAAAAGGCACTATCGAAAGTCCGAACGACGCTTTCAACAAAGCGGTTCTGGTACCCATCGGGATTTATGCCATTAACGAAGATCTGGACAACAAATATGTTTTTGCCGACCTTGGCCTGGCACAGGAATTACTGCAATACAAACCCAACCAGGTTTCTGCAATGGAAGTAAAACTGAAACCGAATACTACGGATGATGCGGCTATAGCCGAATTAAAAACCATCTTTAAAAACAAGGTCACCGTAAAAACACGTGCGCAGCTAAACGACAGTTTATACAAAATGCTGAACACCGAAAACATTGCCGTTTACCTCATCTTTACACTGGTAATTGTTGTAGCCTTATTCAATCTGGTCGGCGCCTTAATCATGATGATCCTCGATAAAAAAGGCAACCTGAAAACCCTTTTTAATCTGGGTGCCGAAATCCGGCATCTGAGAGGCATTTTCCTGTTACAGGGCAGCCTGCTCACCTTTACAGGAGGCGTTATCGGACTTCTTTTAGGAATTATAATTGTCATTCTCCAAAAGCAGTTCTCGCTGATCATGGTTACACCAAGCATGGCTTATCCGGTTGTTTTCAGCTTTACCAACATCCTTATTGTTTTACTGACCATTATGGTTTTAGGCTTCCTGGCATCATTAATCGCTTCGAGCCGTGTCAGTAAAAAATTACTGCAATAA
- a CDS encoding T9SS type B sorting domain-containing protein gives MRKFIPILIFLFNLSLYAQGITIDTTSQSVPQLISNSLLQNSCFNETNFQYSSHRGIGQFTSTNPNFPIQSGIIIRNGIAKYTEGQYTGLNESSVLTAAGDPDLQNISNASGQPSSINDVAYIQFDFTPLSSSFSFDFLFASNEYGQYQCGFSDIFAFLLTDLTTGVTTNLAVVPNTTIPISVKTIRDNLYNSGCTSSNPNLFGRYNVTDVANSAINMRGETVLLTAASAVTPNRAYRIKLAIGDYNDANFDSAVFIAGKSFVTNTDLGPDTTICQGETILLQSGLGPQFNHVWTFNGSIIPGATAATLTVTQAGTYGVIATTGNGSCQITDDIVITDLAITMPNDLRVCNNGQSTFVFNLTQNNAAALGLNNASFELLYYASLADANANNPIPQSDLAAYSSAGNQTIYIKVRRLSNNTICNNLISFNLLVNAMITATQPPNLSRCSTRSGNLSINLTVQTPIILNGQNANAFSIQYFTSQSNAQNNTAAISNPGAFTMTAGQSPMTIWVRMSDSNNPGCYALVSFDVVIEPLPPVDTHPNVIECSSYTLPPLVNGHYFSGPNGTGVPLNPGDVITQQGTYFIFNGPIGPLGCTDQNSFMVTLIDQLSFPDTGCGQYIIRSAPAGNFYTGPAGTGTLLPPGTVLTTNQTIYFYALVNGVPCQEKTYNITIFPLPPVDTPADVVTCNSYVLPALTNGNYYTGTGGTGTQLSAGATITASQTLYVYAFNGTCPNQHPFRINIIDTAVFQPITACGEFILPAIPIGNYYTQPGGNGTVIPAGTSITTSQTVYYYANTTTTPNCTDNLNYQLTILQKPVVDTPADRLECAQYLLPPLNNGAYFTGTGGTGTPLNAGAVITSTQTLYIYASSSNGCTNEHPFTVTIRPLPPIDSFTDVYTCTSFTLPQLTNGNYYTGTGGTGTQLNAGTDITTTQTIYIFNNWSDFPQCTNETMFTVHALGIDVGTFDDIRACDSYTLPNLTIGNYYTQPNGQGSLLPAGTVLTTTQTIYVYAVSGNRFTCTDEDDFLVTVSVTPVLPIFNDVERCGSYTLPAIPLGNYFSASGGTGTAYNAGDVISGSQTMYVYAAAADNSNCFDEKPFQITIHPLLDLALADGTICVDPVTQAVITPYTINTGLSPSLFTVEWSLNNQVVHTGPDYTATQTGTYTVSTIKLTPESGNDCNYSPETVIVDQSSVAIATLSISEPFADSSTITVNVTGGYGNYVFQLDDGGEQTSNVFNNVSGGEHWVSIIDTKTNCGLIRLKTYILKYPKYFTPNGDGYNDTWNIPDLRNQKDARIYIFDRYGKFLKEISPNGSGWNGTLNGYPLPSTDYWFKVLFKDNGDQKEFKAHFSLKR, from the coding sequence ATGAGAAAATTTATCCCCATTTTAATATTTCTCTTTAATCTCTCTTTATATGCACAAGGGATCACTATTGACACGACTTCACAGAGCGTTCCGCAGCTGATCAGCAACTCCCTTTTACAGAATTCCTGTTTTAACGAAACCAACTTTCAATATTCTTCCCATCGCGGTATCGGGCAGTTTACGAGCACCAATCCGAATTTCCCGATTCAAAGCGGTATCATTATTCGTAACGGTATCGCGAAATATACGGAAGGGCAATATACCGGATTAAACGAAAGCAGTGTGCTCACCGCAGCCGGTGATCCGGATTTACAAAACATCAGCAATGCCAGCGGACAGCCGTCATCTATAAACGATGTGGCGTATATACAATTTGATTTCACGCCCTTATCCAGCAGTTTTAGTTTTGATTTTCTTTTTGCATCCAACGAATACGGTCAGTACCAATGCGGGTTTAGTGATATTTTCGCGTTTTTGCTTACCGATCTGACCACCGGTGTGACCACTAACCTGGCGGTCGTACCGAATACAACCATTCCGATTTCGGTAAAAACCATACGCGACAATCTCTACAATTCCGGCTGTACGTCATCGAATCCGAATCTATTCGGCCGTTATAATGTTACCGATGTTGCCAATTCTGCCATTAACATGCGCGGAGAAACCGTCCTGCTGACCGCTGCTTCTGCCGTAACGCCCAACAGGGCCTACCGTATTAAACTTGCCATAGGCGATTATAACGATGCTAATTTTGATTCGGCTGTATTTATCGCCGGGAAAAGTTTTGTAACCAATACCGATTTAGGACCGGACACCACGATCTGCCAGGGAGAAACCATACTGTTGCAATCGGGATTAGGACCGCAGTTCAATCATGTCTGGACTTTTAACGGCTCGATAATTCCCGGAGCAACCGCAGCCACATTAACCGTTACCCAGGCCGGAACCTATGGCGTGATTGCCACAACCGGCAATGGCAGCTGCCAGATAACCGACGACATTGTGATTACCGATCTGGCTATCACGATGCCAAATGACCTGAGAGTCTGCAACAACGGACAGAGTACTTTTGTATTTAACCTGACACAAAACAATGCGGCTGCTTTAGGCCTGAATAACGCCAGCTTTGAATTGCTGTATTATGCTTCTTTAGCCGATGCCAATGCGAACAATCCCATTCCGCAATCGGATCTGGCAGCTTATTCCAGTGCCGGCAACCAAACCATATACATTAAAGTGAGAAGACTGAGCAACAATACAATTTGCAACAATCTTATTTCCTTTAACCTGCTGGTCAATGCCATGATTACCGCTACACAACCACCCAATCTGTCCAGATGCAGCACCCGTTCCGGAAATTTAAGCATTAACTTAACGGTTCAGACTCCCATAATTTTAAACGGACAGAATGCCAACGCTTTCAGCATACAGTATTTCACTTCACAGAGCAATGCTCAAAACAATACTGCTGCGATAAGCAATCCGGGTGCTTTCACGATGACTGCCGGGCAATCGCCAATGACCATCTGGGTCAGAATGTCCGATAGTAACAATCCGGGATGTTATGCTCTGGTTAGCTTTGATGTGGTTATCGAACCGCTTCCTCCGGTAGATACCCATCCCAACGTAATTGAATGCAGCAGCTATACGCTGCCGCCTTTGGTAAACGGGCATTATTTTTCCGGTCCGAACGGCACGGGCGTTCCACTCAATCCGGGTGACGTGATTACACAACAGGGTACCTATTTTATTTTTAACGGCCCGATAGGCCCTTTAGGCTGTACGGATCAGAATTCTTTTATGGTAACGTTAATCGATCAGTTGAGTTTTCCGGATACCGGTTGCGGACAATATATCATCCGAAGTGCGCCGGCAGGGAATTTCTACACCGGACCGGCTGGAACCGGAACACTGCTACCACCGGGAACCGTATTGACAACCAATCAGACCATTTATTTTTATGCGCTTGTTAATGGTGTTCCCTGCCAGGAAAAAACCTACAACATTACCATTTTCCCGTTACCACCGGTAGATACTCCGGCCGATGTGGTAACCTGCAACTCCTATGTATTGCCGGCGCTCACGAATGGTAATTATTATACCGGAACCGGAGGAACCGGAACCCAGTTAAGCGCCGGAGCCACCATTACCGCCAGCCAGACGTTATATGTATATGCGTTTAACGGAACCTGTCCTAACCAGCATCCTTTTCGCATCAATATTATTGACACTGCTGTTTTCCAGCCAATAACCGCCTGCGGAGAGTTTATACTGCCGGCCATTCCGATTGGCAATTATTATACCCAGCCGGGAGGCAACGGTACCGTTATTCCGGCCGGAACAAGCATCACCACGTCACAGACGGTTTACTATTATGCCAATACCACCACCACACCCAATTGTACGGACAATCTGAACTACCAGCTAACGATACTGCAAAAACCGGTAGTGGACACTCCGGCTGACCGGTTGGAATGTGCCCAGTACCTGCTTCCGCCATTAAACAACGGCGCTTATTTTACCGGAACCGGAGGAACCGGAACACCATTAAATGCCGGTGCTGTTATTACAAGTACGCAGACCCTTTATATTTATGCGTCTTCCAGCAATGGCTGTACGAACGAGCATCCTTTTACTGTTACCATAAGACCCTTACCGCCAATAGATAGTTTTACAGACGTATATACCTGTACTTCTTTTACCCTGCCGCAGTTAACCAACGGTAATTATTATACCGGAACCGGAGGAACCGGAACCCAATTAAACGCCGGAACCGATATTACGACCACCCAGACCATTTATATCTTTAACAACTGGAGTGATTTCCCGCAATGTACTAACGAAACGATGTTTACCGTACATGCTCTGGGCATTGATGTCGGCACGTTTGACGATATCCGCGCCTGCGACAGTTACACCCTGCCCAATTTAACCATCGGAAATTATTATACACAGCCTAACGGACAGGGCAGCCTACTTCCTGCCGGAACAGTTTTAACCACTACCCAGACTATTTATGTGTATGCCGTTTCCGGAAACCGGTTTACCTGTACCGATGAAGATGATTTTCTGGTTACCGTTTCCGTAACTCCTGTTTTACCTATATTTAACGATGTAGAGCGCTGCGGAAGCTATACCCTGCCGGCGATACCGCTTGGAAATTATTTTAGTGCTTCCGGAGGAACGGGTACTGCTTACAATGCCGGTGACGTTATTTCCGGTTCGCAGACCATGTATGTTTATGCCGCCGCCGCGGATAACAGTAACTGTTTTGATGAAAAACCGTTTCAAATTACCATTCATCCTTTACTGGATTTAGCTCTTGCAGACGGCACCATCTGTGTCGATCCGGTAACACAGGCCGTCATCACGCCTTATACCATAAACACCGGATTAAGCCCTTCGCTGTTCACGGTGGAATGGTCCTTAAACAACCAGGTCGTGCATACCGGACCCGATTATACCGCCACACAAACCGGTACCTATACCGTCAGCACTATAAAACTAACCCCGGAATCGGGTAATGACTGCAATTACAGTCCGGAAACCGTTATTGTCGATCAATCCAGTGTTGCCATAGCCACGCTGTCCATCAGCGAGCCTTTTGCCGATTCCAGCACGATTACCGTAAACGTTACCGGAGGTTACGGGAATTACGTTTTTCAGCTTGACGACGGTGGCGAACAAACGTCGAATGTTTTCAACAATGTATCGGGAGGAGAACACTGGGTCAGCATTATTGATACCAAGACTAATTGCGGCCTTATCCGCTTAAAAACCTATATCCTGAAATATCCTAAATATTTCACTCCGAACGGTGACGGTTATAACGACACCTGGAACATCCCGGATTTGCGCAATCAGAAAGATGCCCGGATCTATATTTTTGACCGTTACGGAAAATTCTTAAAAGAAATCAGCCCTAACGGAAGCGGATGGAACGGAACTCTTAACGGTTATCCGCTACCTTCAACCGACTATTGGTTTAAGGTTCTTTTTAAAGATAACGGAGATCAAAAAGAATTCAAAGCCCACTTTTCACTGAAACGATAA
- the lepA gene encoding translation elongation factor 4, whose amino-acid sequence MKHIRNFCIIAHIDHGKSTLADRLLDATQTVTAREQQAQLLDNMDLERERGITIKSHAIQMEYTYKGEQYILNLIDTPGHVDFSYEVSRSIAACEGALLIVDAAQSIQAQTISNLYLALENDLEIIPVLNKVDLPSANPEEVSDDIVDLLGCKHDEIIPASGKTGLGVDKILEAIIERIPAPKGDKEEPLQALIFDSVYNPFRGIEVIFRVINGEIKKGQKIKFMATGNEYYADEIGTLKLNQVPKQVVSTGDVGYLISGIKEAREVKVGDTITDAKTPTQNMIKGFEDVKPMVFAGIYPVDTEDYEELRNSMEKLQLNDASLVFTPESSAALGFGFRCGFLGMLHMEIIQERLEREFNMTVITTVPNVSYLAYTKKDPETALIVNNPSDLPEPSKLDRVEEPYIKATIITKSDFVGNVMSLCIEKRGLITNQTYLTTERVELNFDMPLAEIVFDFYDRLKTVSKGYASFDYSPIGMRTSKLVKLDVLLNANSVDALSALIHEDNAYNIGKKMCEKLKELIPRQQFDIPIQAAIGAKIIARETIKALRKDVTAKCYGGDISRKRKLLEKQKKGKKRMRQVGNVEIPQEAFMAVLKLND is encoded by the coding sequence ATGAAGCATATTAGAAATTTTTGCATTATTGCACACATCGATCACGGAAAAAGTACGTTAGCCGATCGATTGCTTGATGCCACCCAAACCGTAACGGCCCGTGAGCAACAGGCGCAGTTACTGGACAACATGGACCTGGAGCGTGAGCGTGGAATCACGATTAAAAGCCACGCCATCCAGATGGAATATACCTATAAAGGGGAACAATATATCCTGAACCTGATTGATACTCCGGGACACGTGGATTTCTCCTATGAGGTTTCCCGCTCCATTGCTGCCTGCGAAGGTGCTTTATTAATTGTAGATGCTGCACAGAGTATACAGGCGCAAACGATCTCCAACTTATACCTTGCTTTGGAAAATGACCTGGAAATTATCCCGGTCCTGAACAAAGTGGATTTACCAAGTGCAAATCCAGAAGAAGTGAGCGATGACATCGTAGATTTATTAGGCTGCAAACACGACGAGATCATTCCGGCTTCCGGAAAAACAGGTCTTGGCGTAGACAAAATATTAGAAGCTATTATTGAGCGTATCCCTGCTCCGAAAGGCGATAAAGAAGAACCGCTTCAGGCTTTGATTTTCGACTCGGTTTACAATCCGTTCCGCGGTATTGAAGTTATTTTCCGTGTTATTAACGGTGAAATCAAAAAAGGACAGAAAATCAAGTTCATGGCTACCGGCAATGAATATTATGCTGACGAGATTGGTACTTTAAAATTAAATCAGGTTCCCAAACAGGTTGTTTCTACAGGCGATGTTGGGTATTTGATCTCCGGAATTAAAGAAGCCCGTGAAGTAAAAGTGGGTGATACTATTACCGATGCCAAAACGCCGACGCAAAACATGATTAAAGGTTTTGAGGATGTGAAACCAATGGTATTTGCCGGTATTTATCCTGTTGATACGGAAGATTATGAAGAATTGCGTAACTCTATGGAGAAACTGCAACTAAACGATGCTTCTCTGGTGTTCACACCGGAAAGTTCGGCGGCTTTAGGGTTTGGTTTCCGTTGTGGATTCTTAGGAATGTTACACATGGAAATTATCCAGGAGCGTTTAGAGCGTGAATTCAACATGACGGTTATTACAACGGTTCCGAACGTTTCGTACCTGGCTTACACCAAAAAAGATCCGGAAACGGCGCTGATTGTAAACAACCCTTCGGATTTACCGGAGCCTTCAAAATTAGACCGTGTAGAGGAGCCGTATATCAAGGCGACAATCATTACCAAATCGGACTTTGTGGGTAACGTAATGTCTTTGTGTATTGAAAAACGTGGTTTGATTACCAACCAGACATATTTAACGACCGAGCGTGTGGAATTGAATTTCGACATGCCGCTGGCCGAAATTGTATTTGATTTTTACGACCGTTTAAAAACGGTATCCAAAGGATATGCTTCTTTTGACTACTCTCCGATTGGAATGCGTACGTCAAAATTAGTAAAACTGGATGTCCTGCTGAATGCGAATTCTGTGGATGCCCTTTCTGCGCTGATTCACGAAGACAATGCATATAACATTGGTAAAAAAATGTGTGAAAAGCTGAAAGAATTAATCCCGCGCCAGCAATTTGATATTCCGATTCAGGCTGCTATCGGCGCCAAAATTATCGCCCGTGAAACCATTAAAGCGTTGCGTAAAGACGTAACCGCAAAATGTTATGGTGGTGATATTTCCCGTAAGCGTAAGCTACTTGAAAAACAGAAAAAAGGTAAAAAACGTATGCGTCAGGTGGGTAACGTAGAAATCCCGCAGGAAGCATTTATGGCTGTATTAAAGCTGAATGATTAA
- the mce gene encoding methylmalonyl-CoA epimerase: protein MRKIEHIGIAVKDLEVSNLVFEKLFGAPAYKQEEVASEGVKTAFFMNGPNKIELLEATNPDSPIAKFIEKKGEGIHHIAFDVEDIVSEIARLKAEGFTVLNEIPKKGADNKLVAFLHPKGTNGVLVELCQEISN from the coding sequence ATGAGAAAAATTGAACATATCGGTATAGCCGTAAAAGACTTGGAAGTGTCCAATCTTGTTTTTGAAAAGCTGTTTGGAGCTCCGGCTTACAAACAGGAAGAAGTAGCCAGTGAAGGTGTAAAAACCGCTTTCTTTATGAACGGGCCCAATAAAATTGAATTGCTGGAAGCGACCAATCCGGATAGCCCTATTGCGAAATTTATTGAGAAAAAAGGGGAAGGCATTCACCATATTGCTTTTGATGTGGAAGATATCGTATCGGAAATTGCGCGGTTAAAAGCAGAAGGTTTTACGGTGCTAAACGAGATCCCTAAAAAAGGGGCCGATAATAAATTGGTAGCGTTTCTTCATCCTAAGGGAACGAACGGGGTTTTGGTAGAATTATGTCAAGAAATTTCGAATTAA
- the rbfA gene encoding 30S ribosome-binding factor RbfA gives METNRQKKIGTVLQKDLVDILQGEVRKNGISNLIISVSKVSVTTDLSIAKVYLSIFPPEKGPELLNAIRTNTPLIKHDLSQRVKLQLRKVPNLSFYIDDSLDYIEKIDKALTGEENPIENPELLIKRKKS, from the coding sequence ATGGAAACAAATAGACAAAAAAAGATAGGAACCGTTTTGCAAAAAGATCTTGTAGATATTTTGCAGGGCGAAGTGCGTAAAAACGGAATTAGCAATCTAATTATTTCTGTATCAAAAGTGAGCGTTACGACGGATTTATCCATCGCAAAAGTATATTTAAGCATCTTCCCGCCCGAAAAAGGACCGGAACTTTTAAATGCGATCCGCACCAATACCCCTTTAATCAAACACGACTTATCACAACGTGTAAAATTACAATTGCGTAAAGTGCCGAACCTTTCTTTTTATATCGACGACAGCCTTGACTATATCGAAAAGATAGACAAAGCCCTTACTGGAGAAGAAAACCCGATTGAAAACCCGGAACTTTTAATCAAAAGAAAGAAATCATAA
- a CDS encoding MATE family efflux transporter — protein MTETPISQGLFSKIFSTIKQAVKGDETFDFTSGSIKKAVILLAIPMVLEMLMESVFALVDLYFVGHLEHSSYAIQTVGLTESVITIIYSLAIGISMAATAVVARRIGEKDPVAAAKAGMQAIVIAVTINTVISILGFIFAKEILLLMGSSEEAAAYGVNFTRIMMGGSLCIMLLFLINGIFRGAGNAAIAMKSLWIANICNIILCPILINGFGPIPAFGLTGAAIATTTGRSLGVVYQLYHLFRGKGILKIIPSYFIPDVEQIKALVKIAAPGVLQFVIASCSWIFLAQLVATTGGDHGSAGYQTALRIMMFFILPAWGLSNAAATLVGQNLGAKQVERAEKSVLTTAKYNVIFMVTITVVTFLFANYIIGFFTNDIQVKDIAVEALHIICLGYVFYGIGMVLINTFNGAGDTLTPTWVNFFGFWLFQIPLAYLLAKYYQMGPTGVFIAIPVSETAITIASIILYKKGRWKRIEV, from the coding sequence ATGACAGAAACCCCTATATCACAAGGTTTATTCTCTAAAATTTTCAGTACTATAAAACAAGCCGTTAAAGGCGACGAAACTTTCGATTTTACATCCGGAAGCATTAAAAAAGCAGTCATCCTGTTAGCCATTCCAATGGTTTTGGAAATGCTGATGGAATCCGTTTTTGCGTTAGTCGATTTGTATTTTGTTGGCCACCTGGAGCACAGCAGCTATGCTATACAAACGGTTGGTCTTACCGAATCGGTAATTACGATTATTTACTCGTTAGCCATCGGAATCAGTATGGCAGCCACAGCCGTGGTAGCACGCCGTATTGGTGAAAAAGATCCCGTTGCCGCAGCCAAAGCCGGTATGCAGGCGATTGTTATTGCCGTAACGATCAATACCGTTATCAGTATTTTAGGCTTTATTTTTGCCAAAGAGATCCTGCTGCTGATGGGCTCATCGGAAGAAGCGGCTGCCTATGGCGTGAATTTCACCCGTATCATGATGGGCGGAAGCTTATGCATCATGCTGCTTTTCCTGATCAACGGTATTTTCAGAGGAGCCGGAAATGCAGCGATTGCAATGAAAAGTCTATGGATTGCCAATATTTGCAACATCATTTTATGCCCGATATTAATTAACGGATTCGGCCCCATTCCGGCATTCGGATTAACCGGCGCGGCTATTGCCACCACTACCGGAAGAAGCCTTGGTGTTGTATACCAGCTGTATCATTTATTCCGCGGAAAAGGTATTTTAAAAATCATCCCGTCTTATTTTATTCCGGATGTTGAGCAGATTAAAGCTTTAGTTAAAATCGCCGCTCCGGGCGTTTTACAATTTGTAATTGCATCCTGCAGCTGGATCTTTTTAGCACAGCTGGTTGCAACCACCGGAGGCGATCACGGCTCTGCCGGTTACCAGACCGCTTTGCGGATCATGATGTTCTTTATCCTTCCGGCCTGGGGACTAAGTAATGCCGCCGCTACCCTGGTAGGGCAGAATTTGGGCGCCAAGCAAGTGGAACGTGCTGAAAAATCGGTTTTAACAACCGCAAAATATAATGTCATATTTATGGTAACGATTACCGTAGTTACGTTTTTATTTGCCAACTATATCATTGGTTTTTTCACAAACGATATTCAGGTAAAAGACATCGCCGTTGAAGCTCTGCACATCATCTGCCTGGGCTATGTATTTTACGGAATCGGGATGGTATTGATCAACACCTTTAATGGTGCCGGCGATACCCTGACACCAACGTGGGTAAACTTTTTCGGATTCTGGCTGTTCCAGATCCCACTGGCCTATTTGCTAGCCAAATACTACCAGATGGGTCCTACCGGTGTTTTTATCGCCATTCCGGTATCGGAAACCGCGATCACGATTGCCAGTATTATTTTGTATAAAAAAGGGCGCTGGAAACGCATTGAAGTATAA